The following are encoded together in the Streptomyces sp. NBC_00341 genome:
- the rpsJ gene encoding 30S ribosomal protein S10: protein MAGQKIRIRLKAYDHEVIDSSAKKIVETVTRTGASVAGPVPLPTEKNVYCVIKSPHKYKDSREHFEMRTHKRLIDILDPTPKTVDSLMRLDLPAGVDIEIKL, encoded by the coding sequence ATGGCGGGACAGAAGATCCGCATCCGGCTCAAGGCCTACGACCACGAGGTCATCGACTCCTCGGCGAAGAAGATCGTCGAGACGGTGACCCGCACTGGTGCGTCGGTCGCAGGCCCGGTGCCGCTGCCCACTGAGAAGAACGTGTACTGCGTCATCAAGTCGCCGCACAAGTACAAGGACTCGCGCGAGCACTTCGAGATGCGCACGCACAAGCGCCTCATCGACATTCTCGACCCCACGCCGAAGACGGTTGACTCGCTGATGCGCCTCGACCTGCCGGCGGGCGTCGACATCGAGATCAAGCTCTGA
- the rplC gene encoding 50S ribosomal protein L3 — protein MSKNIKGVLGEKLGMTQVWDENNRVVPVTVVKAGPCVVTQVRTNDSDGYESVQIAFGEIDPRKVNKPLKGHFAKADVTPRRHLVELRTPDASEYTLGQEVTAEVFESGVKVDVTGKSKGKGFAGVMKRHNFKGLGAGHGVQRKHRSPGSIGGCATPGRVFKGMRMAGRMGNERVTTQNLTIHAVDAEKGLLLIKGAVPGPNGGLVLVRTAAKGA, from the coding sequence ATGAGCAAGAACATCAAGGGCGTCCTGGGCGAGAAGCTCGGCATGACCCAGGTCTGGGACGAGAACAACCGGGTTGTCCCGGTGACCGTCGTCAAGGCCGGTCCGTGCGTCGTGACGCAGGTCCGTACGAACGACAGCGACGGCTACGAGTCGGTCCAGATCGCCTTCGGCGAGATTGACCCGCGCAAGGTGAACAAGCCCCTCAAGGGTCACTTCGCCAAGGCCGACGTCACCCCGCGCCGCCACCTGGTGGAGCTCCGCACCCCTGACGCCAGCGAGTACACGCTGGGCCAGGAGGTCACTGCCGAGGTGTTCGAGTCCGGCGTCAAGGTTGACGTCACGGGCAAGAGCAAGGGCAAGGGCTTCGCCGGTGTCATGAAGCGTCACAACTTCAAGGGCCTCGGCGCCGGCCACGGCGTCCAGCGCAAGCACCGTTCCCCCGGTTCGATCGGTGGCTGTGCCACCCCTGGGCGTGTCTTCAAGGGCATGCGCATGGCCGGTCGGATGGGTAACGAGCGCGTCACCACCCAGAACCTGACCATCCACGCGGTTGACGCGGAGAAGGGTCTGCTGCTCATCAAGGGCGCGGTCCCCGGTCCGAACGGCGGCCTCGTCCTGGTCCGTACCGCGGCCAAGGGGGCTTGA
- the rplD gene encoding 50S ribosomal protein L4 yields the protein MSTIDILSPAGDKAGTVELPAEIFDAKTSVPLIHQVVVAQLAAARQGTHKTKRRGEVRGGGRKPYRQKGTGRARQGSTRAPQFVGGGVVHGPQPRDYSQRTPKKMKAAALRGALSDRARHSRIHVVTGVVEGAAVSTKAAKSLFGKISERKNVLLVVDRNDEAAWLSARNLPQVHILDPGQLNTYDVIVSDDVVFTQAAFESFVSGPQTAETEGSDA from the coding sequence ATGAGCACCATTGACATCCTTTCGCCGGCAGGCGACAAGGCCGGTACCGTCGAGCTCCCCGCGGAGATCTTCGACGCGAAGACCAGCGTTCCGCTGATCCACCAGGTCGTTGTCGCACAGCTGGCAGCTGCCCGTCAGGGCACGCACAAGACCAAGCGTCGTGGCGAGGTCCGCGGTGGTGGGCGCAAGCCTTACCGCCAGAAGGGCACCGGCCGCGCGCGCCAGGGTTCGACCCGCGCACCGCAGTTCGTCGGCGGTGGCGTCGTCCACGGCCCGCAGCCGCGTGACTACTCGCAGCGCACCCCGAAGAAGATGAAGGCCGCCGCCCTGCGCGGTGCCCTCTCCGACCGGGCGCGCCACTCCCGCATCCACGTCGTCACCGGCGTGGTCGAGGGTGCCGCAGTCTCCACGAAGGCAGCGAAGTCGCTGTTCGGCAAGATCTCGGAGCGCAAGAACGTGCTCCTGGTCGTCGACCGCAACGACGAGGCCGCGTGGCTCTCCGCACGCAACCTGCCCCAGGTGCACATCCTGGACCCGGGCCAGCTGAACACGTACGACGTGATCGTCTCTGACGACGTGGTCTTCACTCAGGCCGCTTTCGAGTCCTTCGTGTCTGGCCCCCAGACCGCTGAGACCGAAGGGAGCGACGCCTGA
- the rplW gene encoding 50S ribosomal protein L23 yields MSEATVTSKTYSDPRDVLVKPVVSEKSYALLDENKYTFIVAPGSNKTQIKQAVEAVFSVKVTGVNTINRQGKRKRTKTGFGKRADTKRAIVTLAEGDRIDIFGGPTS; encoded by the coding sequence ATGAGCGAGGCGACCGTTACCAGCAAGACCTACTCCGACCCGCGCGACGTTCTCGTCAAGCCGGTTGTTTCGGAGAAGAGCTACGCGCTGCTCGACGAGAACAAGTACACGTTCATCGTCGCGCCCGGCTCCAACAAGACCCAGATCAAGCAGGCCGTCGAAGCGGTCTTCTCGGTCAAGGTCACCGGGGTCAACACGATCAACCGTCAGGGTAAGCGCAAGCGCACCAAGACCGGTTTCGGCAAGCGCGCAGACACCAAGCGCGCCATCGTGACCCTCGCTGAGGGCGACCGAATCGACATCTTCGGCGGCCCGACCTCCTAA
- the rplB gene encoding 50S ribosomal protein L2 codes for MGIRKYKPTTPGRRGSSVADFVEITRSTPEKSLVRPLHSKGGRNNTGRVTVRHQGGGHKRAYRVIDFRRHDKDGVPAKVAHIEYDPNRTARIALLHYADGEKRYIIAPRGLGQGDRVENGPAADIKPGNNLALRNIPVGTTIHAIELRPGGGAKFARSAGASVQLLAKEGTMAHLRMPSGEIRLVDARCRATIGEVGNAEQSNINWGKAGRMRWKGVRPSVRGVAMNPVDHPHGGGEGKTSGGRHPVSPWGQKEGRTRSPKKASSKYIVRRRKTNKKR; via the coding sequence ATGGGTATCCGCAAGTACAAGCCGACGACCCCGGGCCGTCGTGGCTCCAGCGTCGCCGACTTTGTCGAGATCACGCGGTCCACGCCGGAGAAGTCGCTGGTCCGCCCCCTGCACAGCAAGGGCGGCCGTAACAACACCGGTCGTGTGACCGTTCGCCACCAGGGTGGTGGCCACAAGCGCGCCTACCGCGTGATCGACTTCCGTCGTCACGACAAGGACGGCGTGCCGGCCAAGGTCGCGCACATCGAGTACGACCCGAACCGCACCGCGCGCATCGCGCTCCTGCACTACGCCGACGGCGAGAAGCGCTACATCATCGCGCCGCGCGGCCTGGGACAGGGCGACCGTGTCGAGAACGGCCCGGCCGCCGACATCAAGCCCGGTAACAACCTGGCGCTGCGCAACATCCCGGTCGGTACGACCATCCACGCCATCGAGCTGCGGCCCGGCGGCGGCGCGAAGTTCGCCCGTTCCGCGGGTGCCTCCGTGCAGCTGCTGGCGAAGGAGGGCACCATGGCCCACCTTCGTATGCCGTCGGGTGAGATCCGCCTGGTCGACGCCCGCTGCCGCGCCACGATCGGTGAGGTCGGCAACGCCGAGCAGTCGAACATCAACTGGGGCAAGGCCGGTCGCATGCGCTGGAAGGGCGTTCGCCCGTCCGTCCGCGGTGTTGCGATGAACCCGGTCGACCACCCGCACGGTGGTGGTGAAGGCAAGACCTCCGGTGGACGTCACCCGGTCTCGCCGTGGGGTCAGAAGGAGGGTCGTACTCGCTCGCCGAAGAAGGCATCGAGCAAGTACATCGTCCGCCGCCGCAAGACGAACAAGAAGCGCTAG
- the rpsS gene encoding 30S ribosomal protein S19, which yields MPRSLKKGPFVDGHLVKKVDVQNEAGTKNVIKTWSRRSMIIPAMLGHTIAVHNGKIHVPVFVTESMVGHKLGEFSPTRTFRGHVKDDRKSKRR from the coding sequence ATGCCGCGCAGTCTCAAGAAGGGGCCCTTCGTCGACGGCCACCTCGTCAAGAAGGTGGACGTACAGAACGAAGCCGGCACCAAGAACGTCATCAAGACCTGGTCCCGTCGCTCGATGATCATCCCGGCCATGCTGGGTCACACCATCGCGGTGCACAACGGCAAGATCCACGTCCCGGTGTTCGTCACCGAGTCGATGGTCGGCCACAAGCTCGGCGAGTTCTCGCCGACTCGCACCTTCCGCGGCCACGTCAAGGACGACCGGAAGTCGAAGCGCCGCTAG
- the rplV gene encoding 50S ribosomal protein L22 — MEARAQARYIRVTPMKARRVVDLIRGMDATEAQAVLRFAPQAASVPVGKVLDSAIANAAHNYDHPDASSLVISEAFVDEGPTLKRFRPRAQGRAYRIRKRTSHITVVVSSKEGTR; from the coding sequence ATGGAAGCCAGGGCCCAGGCGCGGTACATCCGCGTCACGCCCATGAAGGCCCGCCGAGTGGTGGACCTCATCCGTGGCATGGATGCCACGGAGGCTCAGGCGGTCCTGCGTTTCGCCCCGCAGGCCGCGAGCGTGCCGGTTGGCAAGGTGCTTGACAGCGCCATCGCCAACGCTGCACACAACTACGACCACCCCGACGCTTCTTCGCTGGTCATCAGCGAGGCGTTTGTGGACGAGGGTCCGACCCTGAAGCGGTTCCGTCCGCGTGCTCAGGGCCGTGCCTACCGGATCCGTAAGCGGACCAGCCACATCACCGTGGTCGTCAGCAGCAAGGAAGGAACCCGGTAA
- the rpsC gene encoding 30S ribosomal protein S3, translating to MGQKVNPHGFRLGITTDFKSRWYADKLYKDYVKEDVAIRRMMTKGMERAGISKVEIERTRDRVRVDIHTARPGIVIGRRGAEADRIRGELEKLTGKQVQLNILEVKNPEVDAQLVAQAVAEQLSSRVSFRRAMRKSMQSTMKAGAKGIKIQCGGRLGGAEMSRSEFYREGRVPLHTLRANVDYGFFEAKTTFGRIGVKVWIYKGDVKNIAEVRAENAAARAGNRPARGGADRPAGRGGRGGGERGGRGRKPQQSAPAAEAPKAEAPAAAPAAESTGTEA from the coding sequence ATGGGCCAGAAGGTTAACCCGCATGGGTTCCGGCTCGGCATTACCACGGACTTCAAGTCCCGTTGGTACGCCGACAAGCTGTACAAGGACTACGTCAAGGAAGACGTCGCCATTCGTCGCATGATGACGAAGGGCATGGAGCGGGCCGGCATCTCGAAGGTCGAGATCGAGCGCACCCGCGACCGCGTCCGCGTTGACATCCACACCGCCCGCCCGGGCATCGTCATCGGCCGCCGCGGCGCCGAGGCCGACCGCATCCGTGGCGAGCTGGAGAAGCTGACCGGCAAGCAGGTCCAGCTGAACATCCTCGAGGTCAAGAACCCCGAGGTGGACGCTCAGCTGGTGGCCCAGGCCGTCGCCGAGCAGCTCTCCTCCCGCGTCTCCTTCCGTCGTGCCATGCGCAAGAGCATGCAGAGCACGATGAAGGCCGGCGCCAAGGGCATCAAGATCCAGTGCGGCGGTCGTCTCGGCGGCGCCGAGATGTCCCGCTCGGAGTTCTACCGCGAGGGCCGCGTGCCCCTGCACACCCTCCGTGCGAACGTCGACTACGGCTTCTTCGAGGCCAAGACGACCTTCGGCCGCATCGGCGTGAAGGTCTGGATCTACAAGGGCGACGTCAAGAACATCGCCGAGGTCCGCGCCGAGAACGCTGCTGCCCGTGCGGGCAACCGCCCGGCCCGTGGCGGCGCTGACCGTCCGGCCGGCCGCGGTGGCCGCGGTGGCGGCGAGCGTGGCGGTCGCGGCCGCAAGCCGCAGCAGTCGGCTCCGGCCGCCGAGGCCCCCAAGGCCGAGGCGCCCGCCGCTGCTCCGGCGGCTGAGAGCACCGGAACGGAGGCCTGA
- the rplP gene encoding 50S ribosomal protein L16: MLIPRRVKHRKQHHPKRSGMSKGGTQVAFGEYGIQALTPAYVTNRQIESARIAMTRHIKRGGKVWINIYPDRPLTKKPAETRMGSGKGSPEWWIANVKPGRVMFELSYPNEKIAREALTRAAHKLPMKCRIVRREAGES, from the coding sequence ATGCTGATCCCCCGTAGGGTCAAGCACCGCAAGCAGCACCACCCGAAGCGCAGCGGTATGTCCAAGGGTGGCACGCAGGTTGCGTTCGGCGAGTACGGCATCCAGGCGCTGACCCCGGCGTACGTGACGAACCGTCAGATCGAGTCCGCTCGTATCGCGATGACCCGTCACATCAAGCGTGGCGGCAAGGTCTGGATCAACATCTACCCGGACCGCCCCCTGACGAAGAAGCCTGCCGAGACCCGCATGGGTTCCGGTAAGGGTTCTCCCGAGTGGTGGATCGCGAACGTCAAGCCGGGCCGGGTGATGTTCGAGCTGTCCTACCCGAACGAGAAGATTGCTCGTGAGGCGCTCACCCGCGCTGCTCACAAGCTTCCGATGAAGTGCCGGATTGTTCGGCGCGAGGCAGGTGAGTCGTGA
- the rpmC gene encoding 50S ribosomal protein L29, which yields MSAGTKTSELRELGNEELLNKLREAKEELFNLRFQAATGQLENHGRLKSVRKDIARIYTLMRERELGIETVESV from the coding sequence ATGTCGGCCGGTACCAAGACGTCCGAGCTGCGCGAGCTGGGCAACGAGGAGCTCCTCAACAAGCTCCGCGAGGCCAAGGAAGAGCTGTTCAACCTCCGCTTCCAGGCGGCGACCGGACAGCTCGAAAACCACGGCCGGCTCAAGTCCGTCCGTAAGGACATCGCCCGGATCTACACCCTGATGCGTGAGCGCGAGCTCGGCATCGAGACGGTGGAGAGCGTCTGA
- the rpsQ gene encoding 30S ribosomal protein S17, giving the protein MSEKTVTETNTDRGFRKTREGLVVSDKMDKTVVVAVEDRVKHALYGKVIRRTNKLKAHDEQNAAGVGDRVILMETRPLSATKRWRVVEILEKAK; this is encoded by the coding sequence ATGAGCGAGAAGACTGTGACTGAGACGAACACTGACCGCGGTTTCCGTAAGACCCGTGAGGGTCTCGTCGTCAGCGACAAGATGGACAAGACCGTCGTCGTCGCTGTCGAGGACCGCGTCAAGCACGCGCTGTACGGCAAGGTCATCCGCCGTACGAACAAGCTCAAGGCTCACGACGAGCAGAACGCCGCCGGCGTCGGCGACCGTGTCATCCTCATGGAGACCCGGCCGCTGTCCGCCACGAAGCGGTGGCGCGTCGTCGAGATCCTCGAGAAGGCCAAGTAA
- the rplN gene encoding 50S ribosomal protein L14, with translation MIQQESRLRVADNTGAKEILTIRVLGGSGRRYAGIGDVIVATVKDAIPGGNVKKGDVVKAVIVRTVKERRRQDGSYIRFDENAAVILKNDGDPRGTRIFGPVGRELREKKFMKIISLAPEVL, from the coding sequence GTGATCCAGCAGGAGTCGCGACTGCGCGTCGCCGACAACACGGGTGCGAAGGAAATTCTCACCATCCGTGTTCTCGGTGGCTCGGGTCGCCGCTACGCGGGCATCGGTGACGTCATCGTCGCCACCGTCAAGGACGCGATCCCCGGTGGCAACGTGAAGAAGGGTGACGTCGTCAAGGCCGTCATCGTTCGCACCGTCAAGGAGCGTCGTCGTCAGGATGGCTCGTACATCCGCTTCGACGAGAACGCCGCCGTCATTCTGAAGAACGACGGCGACCCCCGCGGCACCCGTATCTTCGGCCCGGTGGGCCGTGAGCTGCGCGAGAAGAAGTTCATGAAGATCATCTCGCTCGCGCCGGAGGTGCTGTAA
- the rplX gene encoding 50S ribosomal protein L24 gives MKIKKGDLVQVITGKDKGKQGKVIVAYPAQDRVLVEGVNRVKKHTKAGQTARGSQTGGIVTTEAPVHVSNVQLVVEKDGNKVVTRVGYRFDDEGNKIRVAKRTGEDI, from the coding sequence ATGAAGATCAAGAAGGGCGACCTGGTTCAGGTCATCACCGGTAAGGACAAGGGCAAGCAGGGCAAGGTCATCGTTGCCTACCCTGCTCAGGACCGCGTCCTCGTCGAGGGTGTCAACCGGGTCAAGAAGCACACGAAGGCCGGTCAGACCGCTCGCGGTTCGCAGACCGGTGGCATTGTGACGACCGAGGCCCCCGTCCACGTCAGCAACGTGCAGCTGGTTGTTGAGAAGGACGGCAACAAGGTCGTTACTCGCGTCGGCTACCGCTTTGACGACGAGGGCAACAAGATCCGCGTTGCCAAGCGCACCGGTGAGGACATCTGA
- the rplE gene encoding 50S ribosomal protein L5: MTTTTAPRLKTRYREEIAGKLREEFSYENVMQIPGLVKIVVNMGVGDAARDSKLIDGAVRDLTTITGQKPAVTKARKSIAQFKLREGQPIGCHVTLRGDRMWEFLDRTLSLALPRIRDFRGLSPKQFDGRGNYTFGLTEQVMFHEIDQDKIDRVRGMDITVVTTATNDDEGRALLRHLGFPFKEN; this comes from the coding sequence ATGACTACCACCACAGCGCCGCGTCTCAAGACGCGCTACCGCGAGGAAATCGCCGGCAAGCTGCGTGAGGAGTTCTCCTACGAGAACGTCATGCAGATCCCCGGTCTGGTCAAGATCGTGGTCAACATGGGTGTGGGCGACGCCGCCCGCGACTCCAAGCTGATCGATGGCGCCGTGCGCGACCTCACCACGATCACCGGCCAGAAGCCCGCCGTCACCAAGGCCCGCAAGTCGATCGCGCAGTTCAAGCTGCGCGAGGGGCAGCCGATCGGCTGCCACGTCACCCTCCGCGGTGACCGCATGTGGGAGTTCCTGGACCGTACGCTGTCGCTCGCGCTTCCGCGTATCCGTGACTTCCGTGGCCTGTCGCCGAAGCAGTTCGACGGCCGTGGCAACTACACCTTCGGTCTCACGGAGCAGGTCATGTTCCACGAGATCGACCAGGACAAGATCGACCGGGTCCGGGGCATGGACATCACCGTGGTCACCACGGCGACCAATGACGACGAGGGTCGTGCCCTCCTTCGTCACCTCGGCTTCCCGTTCAAGGAGAACTGA
- a CDS encoding type Z 30S ribosomal protein S14, with the protein MAKKSLIAKAARKPKFGVRGYTRCQRCGRPHSVYRKFGLCRVCLREMAHRGELPGVTKSSW; encoded by the coding sequence GTGGCGAAGAAGTCCCTGATCGCTAAGGCCGCCCGCAAGCCGAAGTTCGGCGTCCGCGGGTACACCCGCTGCCAGCGCTGCGGCCGGCCCCACTCCGTCTACCGCAAGTTCGGCCTGTGCCGCGTGTGCCTTCGTGAGATGGCTCACCGTGGCGAGCTGCCGGGCGTGACCAAGAGCTCCTGGTAA
- the rpsH gene encoding 30S ribosomal protein S8, which yields MTMTDPIADMLTRLRNANSAYHDDVKMPHSKIKSHIAEILQQEGFITGWKVEDAEVGKSLVLDLKFGPNRERSIAGIKRISKPGLRVYAKSTNLPKVLGGLGVAIISTSHGLLTGQQASKKGVGGEVLAYVW from the coding sequence ATGACCATGACTGATCCCATCGCAGACATGCTCACGCGTCTGCGTAACGCGAACTCGGCGTATCACGACGACGTCAAGATGCCGCACAGCAAGATCAAGTCGCACATCGCGGAGATCCTCCAGCAGGAGGGCTTCATCACCGGCTGGAAGGTCGAGGACGCCGAGGTCGGCAAGAGCCTCGTTCTCGACCTGAAGTTCGGTCCGAACCGCGAGCGTTCGATCGCCGGCATCAAGCGTATTTCGAAGCCGGGTCTGCGTGTATACGCAAAGTCCACCAATCTGCCGAAGGTTCTGGGCGGCCTGGGCGTGGCGATCATCTCCACGTCCCACGGTCTCCTGACCGGCCAGCAGGCCAGCAAGAAGGGCGTAGGTGGGGAAGTCCTCGCCTACGTCTGGTAG
- the rplF gene encoding 50S ribosomal protein L6, with product MSRIGKLPIQVPAGVDVTIDGRTVAVKGPKGSLSHTVAAPIEVTKGEDGVLNVVRPNDERQNKALHGLSRTLVANMITGVTQGYIKALEISGVGYRVQAKGSNLEFALGYSHPILIEAPEGITFKVESPTKFSVEGIDKQKVGEVSAKIRKLRKPDPYKAKGVKYAGEVIRRKVGKAGK from the coding sequence ATGTCGCGAATCGGCAAGCTCCCCATCCAGGTTCCCGCCGGTGTGGACGTCACCATCGATGGCCGCACGGTTGCGGTGAAGGGCCCCAAGGGTTCCCTCTCGCACACCGTCGCCGCGCCGATCGAGGTCACCAAGGGTGAGGACGGCGTTCTGAACGTCGTCCGCCCGAACGACGAGCGTCAGAACAAGGCCCTTCACGGCCTGTCCCGCACGCTGGTGGCGAACATGATCACCGGTGTGACCCAGGGATACATCAAGGCGCTCGAGATCAGCGGTGTCGGTTACCGCGTCCAGGCGAAGGGCTCCAACCTGGAGTTCGCCCTGGGCTACAGCCACCCGATCCTCATCGAGGCCCCCGAAGGCATCACCTTCAAGGTCGAGTCGCCCACGAAGTTCAGTGTCGAGGGCATCGACAAGCAGAAGGTCGGCGAGGTTTCGGCGAAGATCCGCAAGCTGCGGAAGCCTGACCCGTACAAGGCCAAGGGCGTCAAGTACGCCGGCGAGGTTATCCGCCGCAAGGTCGGAAAGGCGGGTAAGTAA
- the rplR gene encoding 50S ribosomal protein L18 — protein MAYGVKIAKGDAYKRAALKRRHIRVRKHISGSPERPRLVVTRSNRHMVAQVIDDIAGHTLASASTLDASIRGVEGDKSALAKQVGALVAERAKAAGVEAVVFDRGGNQYAGRIAALADAAREAGLKF, from the coding sequence ATGGCATACGGTGTAAAGATCGCCAAGGGCGACGCCTACAAGCGTGCCGCCCTCAAGCGTCGCCACATCCGCGTCCGGAAGCACATCTCCGGTTCGCCCGAGCGTCCGCGCTTGGTTGTGACGCGTTCGAACCGCCACATGGTCGCTCAGGTCATCGACGACATCGCGGGCCACACGCTCGCGTCGGCGTCGACGCTCGACGCTTCCATCCGCGGCGTCGAGGGTGACAAGAGTGCCCTCGCCAAGCAGGTCGGGGCCCTGGTCGCCGAGCGCGCCAAGGCCGCAGGCGTCGAGGCCGTCGTGTTTGACCGCGGTGGCAACCAGTACGCCGGGCGGATTGCCGCTCTGGCTGACGCCGCCCGTGAAGCCGGGCTGAAGTTCTAA
- the rpsE gene encoding 30S ribosomal protein S5 has product MAGPQRRGSGAGGGERRDRKGRDGASAAEKTAYVERVVAINRVAKVVKGGRRFSFTALVVVGDGDGSVGVGYGKAKEVPAAIAKGVEEAKKSFFKVPRIQGTIPHPIQGEKAAGVVLLKPASPGTGVIAGGPVRAVLECAGVHDILSKSLGSSNPINIVHATVAALQGLQRPEEIAARRGLPLEDVAPAALLRARAAGV; this is encoded by the coding sequence ATGGCTGGACCCCAGCGCCGCGGAAGCGGTGCCGGTGGCGGCGAGCGGCGGGACCGGAAGGGCCGTGACGGCGCCAGCGCCGCCGAGAAGACCGCGTACGTCGAGCGTGTCGTCGCGATCAACCGTGTCGCCAAGGTCGTGAAGGGTGGTCGTCGCTTCAGCTTCACCGCGCTGGTCGTGGTGGGCGACGGTGACGGCAGCGTCGGTGTCGGATACGGCAAGGCCAAGGAAGTTCCCGCGGCCATCGCCAAGGGCGTTGAAGAGGCCAAGAAGAGCTTCTTCAAGGTTCCGCGTATCCAGGGCACCATCCCGCACCCGATCCAGGGCGAGAAGGCCGCGGGCGTTGTCCTGCTCAAGCCTGCTTCCCCCGGTACCGGTGTGATCGCGGGTGGCCCCGTGCGCGCCGTGCTCGAGTGCGCCGGCGTTCACGACATCCTGTCGAAGTCGCTCGGTTCTTCGAACCCGATCAACATCGTGCACGCGACGGTGGCGGCCCTCCAGGGTCTGCAGCGTCCCGAGGAGATCGCGGCCCGCCGCGGTCTGCCCCTCGAGGACGTGGCCCCGGCCGCTCTGCTCCGTGCCCGAGCGGCGGGTGTGTGA
- the rpmD gene encoding 50S ribosomal protein L30: MARLKITQTKSYIGSKQNHRDTLRSLGLKRLHDVVVKEDRPEFRGMANTVRHLVTVEEVD; the protein is encoded by the coding sequence ATGGCTCGCCTCAAGATCACGCAGACGAAGTCGTACATCGGCAGCAAGCAGAACCACCGCGACACCCTTCGTTCGCTCGGGCTCAAGCGCCTGCACGACGTGGTTGTCAAGGAGGACCGCCCCGAGTTCCGCGGAATGGCTAACACCGTCCGCCACCTCGTGACGGTTGAGGAGGTCGACTGA
- the rplO gene encoding 50S ribosomal protein L15, which translates to MAENQPLKAHDLRPAPGAKTAKTRVGRGEASKGKTAGRGTKGTKARYQVPERFEGGQMPLHMRLPKLKGFKNPFRTEYQVVNLDKLATLYPEGGEVTVAGLVAKGAVRNNHLVKVLGQGEISVALQVSVDAVSGSAKEKIAAAGGTVTELV; encoded by the coding sequence ATGGCGGAGAACCAGCCGCTGAAGGCCCACGACCTCCGGCCTGCCCCGGGCGCCAAGACCGCCAAGACCCGTGTGGGTCGAGGCGAGGCGTCCAAGGGTAAGACCGCCGGACGTGGCACCAAGGGCACCAAGGCCCGCTACCAGGTTCCGGAGCGCTTCGAGGGCGGGCAGATGCCCCTCCACATGCGTCTCCCGAAGCTCAAGGGCTTCAAGAACCCGTTCCGCACCGAGTACCAGGTCGTGAACCTGGACAAGCTCGCGACGCTCTACCCCGAGGGTGGAGAGGTCACGGTGGCCGGTCTGGTCGCCAAGGGCGCGGTGCGCAACAACCACCTCGTCAAGGTCCTCGGACAGGGCGAGATCTCCGTGGCGCTGCAGGTTTCGGTTGACGCCGTCTCCGGCTCCGCCAAGGAGAAGATCGCCGCCGCGGGCGGCACCGTCACCGAGCTGGTCTGA